Within bacterium, the genomic segment CGACAGATATGGATAAAGTTGTAACTGGGTTTGAAAAATTAAAAATAAACGTCTTTGATTTTGATAAAACAAAAAAAGCACTTGCAGAAGAAATTAATAACCTGAAAAAACAGGGAATTAATAAAATAATTTTTGCGTCCCATCTTAGGGATCAACAAGATGAAGAAATAGCCAAAGACAAAGAAACTGCCGGAATAGATGTTATCATCGCCGGTCATTCTCACAAAAAAATAGAAAAAGTCGTCATGTCTGCCGCCAATGAGCCTGTAGTAATTATGGAAGCAGGAGAAAACGGGGCTAATTATTCAGAAATGGAAGTGGATTTTGACAAAAACGGAGTTATACAAAAAGCTGTCGGAGAAGTCAAAGAAACAAAAATCCATAAAGAAGATGCTGATTTCGAAAAAGAAACAAGTAAAAAATACGGAAGCAAAGAGCCAATAGGACAAATAATTGATGGTATAGGTTCAACAGGAACAGTAGACGAAAAAAACGCAGCTATGTCAGGTATTGTTACTGATATATTCAAACAAGAAACGGGCGCGCAGATTGCTTTTACAAATATTTCAGCTTCAAGAAAAATCCCTGACGGTTCTATTAGTGCAAGAGAGGTAATTACAGAAATATTTCCGTTTGAAGAGGCATTGATTAAAGTAAGGTTAACAGAGAAAGAACTTATCGAGACTCTAAAAATCAGTGCTGAACAACCTAAATTCAATATGATGCTTCAATCGTCAGGATTGAGATATACAATAGATTTGAACTCGCCTCAAAAGATTAAAGATGTAAAAATAGTAGATATTCAAGGTAAACCTGTTGAATCTTTGAATGCCGAAAACCCGTCAGACAAAAAAACTTATACGGCCGTTTATGTAAAAGGTTTCTTATATTCAGGCGGCTTAGGGTATACAAGCC encodes:
- a CDS encoding 5'-nucleotidase C-terminal domain-containing protein; this translates as MQIEDVREEKIMLKSLSGNSVAFGAINYENKTASGEVKTKTALFGVTDIHGNFSAMSRLVTASKEFTQKYNSTQRDTFKISSGDIGLSSSEDRQRHSLDFLKKIGIDIATLGNHEFDVGSAKLAKIILESPIKFVSSNFDVPVDNPLHALMSKCNFPDNKDSTKKIFKSYIETKPNGEKYGFIGSLPTDMDKVVTGFEKLKINVFDFDKTKKALAEEINNLKKQGINKIIFASHLRDQQDEEIAKDKETAGIDVIIAGHSHKKIEKVVMSAANEPVVIMEAGENGANYSEMEVDFDKNGVIQKAVGEVKETKIHKEDADFEKETSKKYGSKEPIGQIIDGIGSTGTVDEKNAAMSGIVTDIFKQETGAQIAFTNISASRKIPDGSISAREVITEIFPFEEALIKVRLTEKELIETLKISAEQPKFNMMLQSSGLRYTIDLNSPQKIKDVKIVDIQGKPVESLNAENPSDKKTYTAVYVKGFLYSGGLGYTSLKDKPIIQEYSKTFNDYFIDYVKSQKESIILKHHESFSIIK